The DNA sequence GGGTCCTTGGACGTGCGAAATAATAGGTTTTCTCGGATTCCGTAAAATCCGGCGGAGTGGCTTGGTATTTGCCAGCGAAGATCCAGGCTCCAACGGATTTTATCAGACATATTGGGTAGGCTGGAAAATAGTGGAGCATTCTGGACCAATGTTTGAACAATTAGAATTTACACTCTATACATGGTGTCATCGCATTCCATGAGGCTGCatcaaaatgtaaacattttcacagtgacttttaatgaatatttattacCTTCTGTGAGGGATCATGTTATTCAACAGAAGCATTCCTCCATAGGGAACCGGGCACGTCACGATGTCTTTTTCCAAATCAATTCCTGTTGTCAGACGAAAACGTACTGATTAAAACATTCCGATGGTgaacaaaaaaatcataaaaggtacaaaatttgaaatattacagTGAAGAAAATACTCTAAAATTGATGCTAGTATTACCCAGAGATTTTTTCATTTCCTCTTCCTCCAGCATAACATACCAAGTGTTTCCATAGCAACATTGGTGAGTTGCGACTTTTCCGGTCTTGTGCCCTTTGTGTGCCACCTAGATTTTTACATTATTGCTAAGTGAAATTAGGATTTGTGTTTGGAAAAACTAGAAATGATACATGGTGTTTGCACTGAAaagtctacatgtatttaaagatAGAAATGCAATCGGTTTCTGTACCTGCATACAGCCATTTTGTGCGTTGGCGTCTAGTAGAGGTATCCAGGCTGTCGGCTGAAGAACTGTGTAAGAATCCCTGTCTAAGTAGGCGGAGTCTGTAGAAGACAGAGACATATTGGAATATGCTGGGATTTATGATCTGAgcgatatgtacaatgtattgcAAAAATTTTATCCCAATGTTAACGATAATCCATTGCACTTATTTTGGCTTTCAACAAGCGGACAGTAATTTTGTACTATCTGTATCATAAACGAAATAGAATCTTAATGTTGATTTAATTGAAGTGTTGTATAGGTGGTATTTTAATCAGGCCACACCCTTCGCCGATAAATATTGCTTTTATGGATAAAATGCGGAGCGAAACTGCGATGGCAAAGCAGCGAATTTGCGAGGACGAAAACGGAAACCTAATATCGCTCAGGACTTTGTCTTCAACTTTGCCAATCGTAAATACTCGACCATTTATTGGTTGCGGTAACTTTGCACTTCGCAAGCGGAAGTTATTGTTTACGAACGCCCATTGAGCTCATTATCGTAGCCGGGGGAAAATCGCATTATAACGCGGAACTAGAGAGGTttgataaaaggtgaagataacgaacgccgtaaatcgaaggtttttataagggataGATCTGCAGCTCTCTGGTATACCCAATATTTTCTAGAGATCAAAGTTACATATCTACAGCTAAGGGCGACGGGGCAAAATTGCGAGAGTAAAAGAGCAATATTAATATCCCTTCTTCGTCTTCGCAACCTCCCACTCTCACCAAAACTCTTTACAGCCATACTTAATGAACGATTAAATGTGTGATCAAGCAATGAAGATATTATTTCTGATGCTCAGTTTGGATTTAAATCTGGTTTTAGTACAACAGAtgcaatttttgttttacatgcatTAATTAATCGAAACCTTGCTAAGGGTAAGAAATTATATTGTTGCTTCGTAGATTATCAAAAAGCCTTTGATAAAATAGAcagaaaaatgttatttttcaaattagcGAAACATGGTACTGACTGTCAAAtgttaaaaattatcaaatctaTGTACTTTAACATTAAATCATGTGTAAGACACAAAAATCAGTTATCAGAACTCTTCAATTGTAATGAGGGCTTGATGCAAGGGGAATCACTCTCACCATTTCTTTTCTCTTTGTATGTGAATGATTTCGAGAtggaatttattgaaaacatgTGTATCCCAGTTGAAATCAaagatattgttttgtttttaattatgtaTGCTGATGATACGGTACTTTTTTCAGAGACAGAACAAGGTTTACAAGATATGTTGAATTGTTTACAAGATTATACCTCAACGTGGAAAATAAAGTTTAATGTggacaaaacaaaaatagttgTTTTTAGAAAAGGTgggaaattaaaatataatcaTTGTTGGAAGTATGATAATAAGTTAATTagtattgttgaaaattttaattatttgggtataacatcaaattttaatggaaaatttcacaaaacacaaaacaatGTAGAAAAGGTTTAAGTAGCCtattaaacaaaatgaaaaaaatgcatcTAAATGTAAGTACACAGTTGTCATTGTTTGATACGTATATAGGAAGTCTAGCAAATTATGGTTGTGAAGTTTGGGGCTCACATCCAGCAAATGATTTGGAAAATGttcatttgaatttttgtaaaaaaGTTTATGTGTCAAGAAGTCTACTATGTCTATGATGGTCTACAATGAATTAGGACGGACACCTCTACATGTGCTAAGAAAGtatagaatattgaaatattggttaaaactaaagaagacaaataattgtattttaaagaGTATTTATCAGGAAATGTTAGATGTTTGTGACTCAAATTCTTATACTTGTTGGTTGACATATGCAAGAAATTTATTATATTCTTTAGGATTTGGATATGTATGGAATTGTActtatgatataaatgaaaacaaatttttatcTGAAGTAAAACAAAGACTACAAGATGTGTTTATACAAGATATTTATAGTGTTTTTGAGACTTCACCAAAATGtaacttatataaatatgtcaATGAAGGTTTTAAATTACCATTGTATCTTACAAAATCTGTTCCAAATATGTATGTTCAAAATATTAGTAAATACCGATTATCCTCACATAGATTAGAAATTGAACAAGGtagatttagcaatattccaagaaacgaaagaaaatgtaaattatgttcagatagtattgaagatgaatatcattttatattagtatgtcctttttatAAAGATTGtagaaaacaatatttaaagaaatattatataCACCCCTCCACTTTCAAGCTTATCCAACTATTATCAACTGGAAATATTACGGAATTATGTAAACTTGGTAAAtacctatataaatgttcatctaTTAGATCTCAGTTATTATAAGATTATCCTCAGTATCTATCCTGTCCATGTACATCAGTATGATATCTTATGTTTTGTTATCATTTCATTGTATAAGttgttgtatatactttatacctatgaactgtatggttcttggtcaataaacaataacaatgcAATACCATCACATCTTTGCAATCTTGCTATCTCGCTCTTTCGCCCTCTCACTTTCGCTCCATCGACTCCTTCCGTGAGCAAATATGCATTTCGTAATTGTATACGATTTAACAATTCGGCATTTGAAATGGTATTGAAGAACATAACTATTTCAACCTGACAACAAACAAACGAAATTGGTTGTATATCTAGGACCTTGATGCCAAGGAACAGTTGTTGCCTCATTCTGAGGTGTCTTAGTGCGTAGGTTCCAAACCGGATGTCCCGCAATGTCAGGCCCTATCAGCTGCTCTACGACGTTTAACAAACGTTCATTGATCCAAAGGTCTTTAAAAGCCTACAACGCAAATATATTCTGGATACTATATTCATATTAAACCAGATATTTTATAGTAGCCGTCCCCCAACCATTTCGGAACAGATCTTACAGCGGATTTCAAAATGGAGATGGTGTTTGCAACTTTACAAATGCGTGTGTATCTGTATGAGCAAAAATGGAAATCTACAGGTaagtttctttatttttttaatgatcatTCCAACATGGTTCCTTTTTTATTTCAGACATTTTTACACTTTCCATGTACATTGATGACAGCGGAGGATAATTATTCTTGAttttgtagatatgcatatgTTCCTATagatttttatatcattatttaatggtaggtttttcaaatttttacaaaaatgcGAATATTTAAATGTGACTAACTTTGAAATATTAGATGTAGATTACTCTAACTTGACAATATATTTATGATGAGACATTTTTCAAGAATAACGAAGTAAGTTTCtatattcttattttatatGAAGCAAAAAAATCAAGTTAAACAGAGATTTAGTCAAATTGCCTGACCGTTCTACGGAAAAAATACCTTCGGCTTTATGAAACCGCTTTTACTCTTCTATGAATCCCGTGAGGGTCTGATAtggtttgtttttattattattatttagcCGCGGATATAGAGAATGGAACACACATTTGCTTCGTTGCCACTATTATtcagaatacaaaaaaaaaaacacacaccaaaaaacTGTTCAGAACATACTTGCATGTTCTCCCGAGTTTCAATGCTACATCACGTACCGGTATAGAACGTTTAATACCATTGCAAGTAACTTTAATAGTGAGCAATACTTTTTTGTATCATTGATCGAATCAGAAAATAATATTCGTAGCACTAAAAATATATCGTGATGGTGTAATCATGCACacttgtaaaacatttaaaacaaaaggCGAAATAAACATTTGTACCTGGAATAACACTTTAAACGAAATTAATACCCTTATATTATCTATTTACCAATTGACAGTAAGTGTGATGAGGCATGAAAGACCCTCGTGACGCACAAACTAAAGTAAATACAAAGGTTAAATGCACAAATGGCTTTCCATTAAAACCTGTTTTAAAGAAGCTTttactatggagcgccaaattaacatgaactcaaataattgaaaatatcttcaattatttgaagatatcatcaattcaattattgctctcgttaattgaattaatgcgctcattaaatcaattatttctctcatcaattgatttaatgcgcgcattatatcaattcttgctctcttcaattgaatcgtagcgcgcatcaattcaattgttggtataattaattcatttgaagagatcattaattcaattaaagtgcgcatcaattcagctgaagaattaatgctatcatcaattcaattattgcgcgcaataattcagaattgaagatatcattaattatttgaagagatctttaatcgaattgttgcgcgcatcaaatgaattgatgatatcttcaaataattgaaaatatcttcaattatttgagtttatgttaatttggcgctccatatttTACTACAATGAAGTCGATCTACTATATGACAAGGTTTCCTGAGAGGAATCGGTACCTCATGTACTAGGATAGGGGAAAGGCTACCATAGTGTAATATCAGTACACACTCTAAAATTCTACAGGCGTTTGAACATAATACTTGCATTCTACTGAATAAATTCTCTTCGCGATTTTGAATGTAAAAGTTAACCTTTTTGgtgttctttttttaaaacaaaaaagaatattgatttgatttttaaaactgcagtagacaaattattttataccGTGATACAAACGTATACACATGTACCTGTGGCAGAACTCCATATTTGTGCAAAATTATGTTTGCTCCGGGAAAGTCTTGCTCAATCTTCGTCAAACGCTCGAAAAATCCACACTCGCTGTAAAGCCCTATACAAGAATGGACACACCATTACCTTCTGATCTTGTATAAAGTAGAATAGACAAAATATGACATCTTTACGTAACATATTGAAAAATGGGAGAGGGGGAggagagaaaaagaaaaggGGAGGGACGAAGAGAGGAGGACTTCCTGCATACCAACCCAccatatataaacatgtaggaaaatatacaataaaaatgttagaGTAGGTTCATCCTGCATACATATATGTGTGTAGTCTGTGAAAACTTTGTCCATACatcaaaaatgttgaaaatcattatgtttattttcaaaggGTCGTGATTTTAATCCACAAGAATTGCAATTTTGAAAAGTAGCGTTCTGTGTACCGATAATTTATCTATTGATATTTGATAGATTAACTGTGCAAATATACACCAAGGCCATCGAACCTTTGATTTTTCCAGCTCCGTGTAACTTCTGAGCTAGCTGATCTACAAATTTTTCAATAGCCATCTTGCATGGTTCCAGTTCTTCCTTGGTAAAGAAGTTCTCAA is a window from the Ostrea edulis chromosome 5, xbOstEdul1.1, whole genome shotgun sequence genome containing:
- the LOC125652378 gene encoding uncharacterized protein LOC125652378 isoform X1; translation: MPSEQTSANELNTVLPGFTGECHPNIFNLAARPEAKEKKPGQLPDELIKKFFEDGYVIVENFFTKEELEPCKMAIEKFVDQLAQKLHGAGKIKGLYSECGFFERLTKIEQDFPGANIILHKYGVLPQAFKDLWINERLLNVVEQLIGPDIAGHPVWNLRTKTPQNEATTVPWHQDSAYLDRDSYTVLQPTAWIPLLDANAQNGCMQVAHKGHKTGKVATHQCCYGNTWYVMLEEEEMKKSLGIDLEKDIVTCPVPYGGMLLLNNMIPHRSLPNMSDKIRWSLDLRWQIPSHSAGFYGIRENLLFRTSKDPNYKINWSGFEGENRWDIQKEYVNDLQDVLPNAEDANFDTTIQGPWMKKWELVNHNEHTDKMDQEIKSTWHGGKVKA
- the LOC125652378 gene encoding uncharacterized protein LOC125652378 isoform X2, whose amino-acid sequence is MPSEQTSANELNTVLPGFTGECHPNIFNLAARPEAKEKKPGQLPDELIKKFFEDGYVIVENFFTKEELEPCKMAIEKFVDQLAQKLHGAGKIKGLYSECGFFERLTKIEQDFPGANIILHKYGVLPQAFKDLWINERLLNVVEQLIGPDIAGHPVWNLRTKTPQNEATTVPWHQDSAYLDRDSYTVLQPTAWIPLLDANAQNGCMQVAHKGHKTGKVATHQCCYGNTWYVMLEEEEMKKSLGIDLEKDIVTCPVPYGGMLLLNNMIPHRSLPNMSDKIRWSLDLRWQIPSHSAGFYGIRENLLFRTSKDPNYKINWSGFEGENRWDIQKEMLRMPTSIQLSRDRG